One genomic window of Microbacterium testaceum StLB037 includes the following:
- a CDS encoding DUF2200 domain-containing protein yields MSRVFEMTFASVYPLYLAKVERKGRTKDDLDAVIRWLTGFDDATIARHAEGTTTFREFFDEATLNVRADQVTGVVCGIRVEEIEDPLMYRIRLLDKLVDELAKGRPLAKVLREQAPTPAP; encoded by the coding sequence ATGTCCCGCGTGTTCGAGATGACCTTTGCGTCCGTCTACCCGCTCTACCTCGCGAAGGTGGAGCGCAAAGGGCGCACGAAGGACGATCTGGATGCCGTGATCCGCTGGCTCACGGGCTTCGACGACGCGACGATCGCCCGCCACGCCGAGGGGACGACGACGTTCCGGGAGTTCTTCGACGAGGCGACACTCAACGTTCGGGCCGACCAGGTCACCGGGGTGGTCTGCGGCATCCGGGTCGAGGAGATCGAGGACCCGCTGATGTACCGCATCCGCCTTCTCGACAAGCTGGTCGATGAGCTGGCGAAGGGACGTCCACTCGCGAAGGTGCTCCGGGAACAGGCACCCACCCCCGCCCCCTGA
- a CDS encoding helix-turn-helix domain-containing protein codes for MTDLGDRIAATLRRERERRDLSVSELARRAGVAKATVSQLESGGGNPSVETLWALATALEIPFAILVDEGVPSPTLIRAGEASTAVPSSASDYLAVLLSASPPHARRDIYLLSAEPGKPRLSDPHPRGTVEHLVMVTGRGRVGPADDPYELSPGDYLSYPGDAPHVFEALTPGMSAVCVVESR; via the coding sequence ATGACGGATCTCGGCGACCGTATCGCGGCGACCCTGCGGCGCGAGCGCGAGCGCCGTGACCTCAGCGTCTCGGAACTCGCCCGGCGGGCGGGCGTCGCGAAAGCCACGGTGTCGCAGCTCGAAAGCGGCGGCGGCAACCCCAGCGTCGAGACGCTGTGGGCCCTGGCGACGGCGCTCGAGATCCCGTTCGCAATCCTGGTCGACGAGGGCGTCCCCTCCCCCACGCTCATCCGCGCGGGCGAGGCATCCACGGCCGTGCCGTCGTCAGCATCCGACTACCTCGCCGTGTTGTTGTCCGCGAGTCCGCCCCACGCGCGCCGCGACATCTACCTGCTGAGCGCCGAGCCGGGGAAGCCCCGACTGTCCGACCCGCACCCGCGCGGAACCGTCGAGCATCTCGTCATGGTGACCGGACGCGGTCGCGTGGGACCAGCCGACGACCCTTACGAGCTCTCCCCCGGCGACTACCTGTCCTACCCCGGCGACGCCCCGCACGTGTTCGAGGCGCTGACACCGGGCATGAGCGCGGTGTGCGTGGTGGAGTCGCGCTGA
- a CDS encoding AzlC family ABC transporter permease: MRSFSRTPEGVAARQGLAVALATSAYGISFGALSVASGLDVWQTCVLSLLMFTGGSQFAFVGVIAAGGVAAAPAAIASAVLLGVRNAAYAMRMAPVVAGGFWRKAGATQFTIDESVAVGLAQTQPRARQVGFWVTGVAIWVGWNLSTLLGALLGDVLGDPRAYGLDAAAAAAFLALLWPRLRGRQPLAVAAGAAVVAALLTPVLMPGIPVIAAAGVAVAVGLFDPRRPTPDPARVAEEKGMP, translated from the coding sequence ATGCGTTCGTTCTCTCGAACACCTGAGGGTGTCGCCGCCCGGCAGGGCCTTGCCGTGGCACTCGCCACGAGCGCGTACGGCATCTCTTTCGGCGCCCTATCGGTGGCCTCCGGTCTCGACGTCTGGCAGACGTGCGTCCTGAGCCTGCTGATGTTCACCGGCGGCTCGCAGTTCGCCTTCGTCGGCGTGATCGCCGCCGGCGGAGTGGCCGCCGCCCCCGCCGCCATCGCCTCCGCGGTGCTGCTGGGGGTGCGTAACGCCGCCTACGCGATGCGCATGGCGCCGGTCGTCGCGGGTGGGTTCTGGCGCAAGGCCGGAGCGACGCAGTTCACGATCGACGAGTCGGTCGCCGTCGGACTCGCCCAGACCCAGCCGCGCGCGCGGCAGGTGGGCTTCTGGGTGACGGGGGTGGCCATCTGGGTCGGCTGGAACCTCTCCACCCTCCTCGGCGCGCTGCTCGGAGACGTGCTGGGCGACCCACGCGCCTACGGCCTCGACGCGGCTGCGGCGGCCGCATTCCTCGCTCTGCTCTGGCCACGTCTGCGCGGCCGACAACCTCTGGCTGTCGCGGCCGGTGCCGCCGTCGTCGCGGCGCTGCTCACGCCGGTGCTCATGCCGGGCATCCCGGTCATCGCCGCGGCCGGTGTCGCCGTGGCCGTGGGGCTGTTCGATCCGCGCCGACCGACGCCCGACCCGGCCCGCGTGGCTGAAGAGAAGGGGATGCCATGA
- a CDS encoding AzlD domain-containing protein: MTLWTAVLLASVLCVALKAVGYLLPARWLESPRVERISDLLTVALLSALVMVQTLAVGGTVSVDARVPAVAVAALLLWIRAPFLVVVAAAALTAALLRLWGWAA, encoded by the coding sequence ATGACGCTCTGGACCGCTGTGCTGTTGGCATCCGTTCTCTGTGTCGCGCTGAAAGCCGTCGGTTACCTGCTCCCCGCGCGCTGGCTCGAGTCGCCGCGCGTCGAACGGATCAGCGACCTTCTCACCGTGGCGCTTCTGTCGGCGCTGGTCATGGTGCAGACGCTGGCCGTCGGAGGCACGGTGAGTGTCGACGCTCGCGTTCCCGCGGTGGCCGTCGCCGCGCTCCTGCTGTGGATTCGCGCGCCGTTCCTGGTCGTGGTCGCCGCCGCTGCTCTCACCGCCGCGCTTCTGCGGTTGTGGGGGTGGGCTGCCTGA